A region of Lycium barbarum isolate Lr01 chromosome 1, ASM1917538v2, whole genome shotgun sequence DNA encodes the following proteins:
- the LOC132629277 gene encoding DEAD-box ATP-dependent RNA helicase 10-like — translation MEESKEEMKSFKELGVCDQLIEACDNLGWKTPSKIQAEAMPHAFEGKDLIGLAQTGSGKTGAFAIPILQALLDAPHAFFACVLSPTRELAIQIAEQFEALGSGIGVKCAVLVGGIDQVQQSIALGKRPHIVVATPGRLLDHLSNTKGFSLRTIKYLVLDEADRLLNEDFEKALDQILNAIPRERRTYLFSATMTKKVKKLQRACLRNPVKIEAASKYSTVDTLKQQFRFIPAKYKDCYLIYILTEMSGSTSMVFTRTCDATRLLALMLRNLGLRAIPISGQMTQSKRLGALNKFKAGECNILICTDVASRGLDIPSVDMVINYDIPTNSKDYIHRVGRTARAGRSGVAISLVNQYELEWYIQIEKLIGKKLPEYPAEEEEVLLLLERVSEAKRISLMKIKETGGKRKHRGGGDDGDEEVERYLGAKNGKGKLSKKPKRK, via the exons ATGGAAGAATCCAAAGAAGAAATGAAGTCTTTCAAAGAATTAGGAGTTTGTGATCAATTGATTGAGGCTTGCGATAATTTGGGTTGGAAAACTCCTTCTAAGATACAAGCTGAAGCTATGCCTCATGCCTTTGAAG GCAAAGACTTAATTGGTCTGGCGCAAACGGGTTCTGGAAAGACTGGAGCTTTTGCAATTCCTATACTGCAAGCTCTATTAGATGCTCCACATGCCTTTTTTGCCTGCGTTCTCTCTCCAACAAG AGAGCTTGCGATTCAAATTGCTGAACAGTTTGAAGCTTTAGGATCCGGTATTGGAGTAAAATGTGCAGTG CTGGTTGGAGGGATAGATCAAGTACAGCAGAGCATTGCCCTCGGGAAACGGCCTCACATTGTT GTTGCAACACCTGGTCGCCTCTTGGATCATCTTTCCAATACAAAAGGGTTTTCTCTTCGTACAATAAAGTACTTG GTATTAGATGAGGCCGATAGGTTGCTGAATGAGGATTTTGAAAAGGCCCTCGATCAGATTTTGAATGCTATTCCTCGTGAACGAAGGACTTATCTGTTTTCTGCTACAATGACCAAAAAG GTGAAGAAACTTCAGAGGGCTTGTTTGAGAAATCCTGTTAAG ATTGAAGCTGCATCTAAATATTCCACAGTTGATACACTGAAGCAGCAGTTCCGTTTTATTCCTGCTAAGTATAAG GATTGCTATCTTATCTATATTCTGACTGAGATGTCTGGCAGTACTTCAATGGTTTTCACTCGTACATGTGATGCAACTCGTCTTCTTGCCTTGATGCTTCGAAATCTTGGCTTGAGAGCCATACCAATTAGTGGTCAGATGACTCAG TCAAAAAGGCTTGGAGCTCTAAACAAATTTAAGGCCGGAGAGTGCAATATCCTGATCTGTACTGATGTGGCCAGTCGAGGACTTGACATCCCATCTGTTGATATGGTTATCAACTATGATATTCCGACAAACTCAAAG GATTATATACATAGAGTGGGAAGAACTGCACGAGCAGGACGTTCTGGGGTTGCCATATCATTAGTGAATCAGTATGAGTTGGAGTGGTATATACAGATAGAAAAGCTTATTG GGAAGAAATTACCTGAGTATCCTGCAGAGGAAGAGGAGGTTTTGCTACTCTTGGAGCGCGTATCAGAAGCCAAGAGGATCTCACTGATG AAAATCAAAGAAACTGGTGGAAAAAGGAAACACAGAGGTGGTGGAGATGATGGAGACGAGGAGGTTGAAAGATACTTGGGAGCTAAGAATGGGAAGGGAAAGCTATCAAAGAAGCCAAAGAGAAAATGA